A genomic window from Hyla sarda isolate aHylSar1 chromosome 8, aHylSar1.hap1, whole genome shotgun sequence includes:
- the LOC130285404 gene encoding taste receptor type 2 member 42-like, which produces MDPGSPGITIGLSCVAAEVLVAMFTNIFIISIILLEFHRTKKLDTKDQIQMALKVSSCLFTTVVTYNEFSKVLKPELFKSSHPSLLFAVAIVYSMCSSTWLVTLQCFFYFFKIVNSKWAFIPWVKRMMDSSTSWQIVVVEVMSLGIGLLHLLLYRTENVSSTNSSDIPSTNMTPEEMIIHNYVTYPLLIVTCPSLLLSTISTIITAAFLRGHMIKMKDTNTTGELHQYNRAVRTLLRYLFLYCVFYVMMFLYYFSFFALHSIGYWINLILVFLFIPVVNVLQILGTPHLRTTWKEMMSYFPQCRKPNIH; this is translated from the coding sequence ATGGATCCGGGCAGCCCTGGTATTACAATTGGTCTTTCATGTGTAGCAGCTGAGGTATTGGTCGCCATGTTCACCAACATTTTCATCATCTCCATAATCTTACTAGAGTTTCATAGAACAAAGAAGTTGGACACTAAGGATCAGATCCAGATGGCTCTAAAAGTATCTAGCTGCCTTTTTACCACCGTGGTAACTTACAATGAATTCTCCAAGGTCCTGAAACCTGAACTTTTCAAATCATCTCACCCGAGTCTGTTATTTGCTGTGGCCATTGTCTACTCTATGTGCTCAAGTACATGGCTCGTCACCCTCCAATGCTTCTTCTATTTCTTTAAAATTGTAAACTCCAAGTGGGCCTTCATTCCTTGGGTGAAGAGAATGATGGACTCCTCTACCTCCTGGCAGATTGTGGTCGTGGAGGTGATGTCCCTGGGCATCGGCCTCTTACATTTACTTCTATATAGAACAGAAAATGTCTCTTCTACAAACAGCTCAGATATCCCATCTACCAACATGACTCCAGAAGAAATGATTATACACAACTATGTGACATATCCCCTATTGATTGTGACTTGTCCATCACTTCTCTTGTCCACAATATCCACCATCATAACTGCAGCCTTCCTGAGGGGTCACATGATCAAGATGAAGGACACCAACACGACTGGAGAACTCCACCAGTATAACCGCGCAGTCCGGACACTACTGCGCTACCTATTCCTCTACTGTGTGTTTTATGTGATGatgtttctttattatttttccttttttgcccTTCATAGTATCGGGTACTGGATCAACCTTATATTGGTCTTTTTGTTTATCCCAGTAGTAAATGTTCTACAAATCCTTGGGACTCCTCATCTGAGGACGACATGGAAGGAGATGATGAGTTATTTCCCTCAGTGTAGAAAACCTAATATCCACTAA
- the LOC130285406 gene encoding taste receptor type 2 member 4-like, which produces MDPGSPGTVIALSIIVAEVLVAMFSIIFITSIILRDYCRKNKLEDKDKIHLALKASSIFFMTVLPYNEFSKVLKPDHSISSPLFTLMVVYCMCSSPWLITLQCFFYFIKVVNFQWVFICWAKMRISSIVSRQIVVVEVMSLSTSLLHLLPNRMAHVSNSSEISPTYMSPEPMIVNNFGSYLLLIIIYALHFLTTIATFITAAFLRCHVNKMKDTNTTGEVHRFGYWINIILVFSFISTINVLQILETPHLRTTWKEMISYFILCRKPDTQFSRICKPSHTLPLSTGQFCPMFYPRFQDVVLIRFLAQCRALFSLLLLHHQLHTPSIPLVQEDDLHELVAPSLSVRCCVIYHRCLIHQGHKCAD; this is translated from the exons ATGGATCCCGGCAGCCCTGGCACTGTCATCGCTCTTTCTATTATAGTTGCTGAGGTGTTGGTCGCCATGTTCTCCATCATATTCATCACATCTATAATCTTACGGGATTATTGTAGAAAAAACAAGTTAGAGGATAAGGATAAGATCCACCTGGCTCTGAAAGCGTCCAGCATCTTTTTTATGACAGTGTTGCCTTACAATGAATTCTCCAAAGTCCTGAAACCCGACCACTCCATATCGAGTCCCTTATTTACCCTGATGGTCGTGTACTGTATGTGCTCGTCTCCGTGGCTCATCACCCTCCAATGCTTCTTCTATTTCATTAAGGTTGTGAACTTCCAATGGGTCTTTATTTGTTGGGCGAAGATGAGGATCAGCTCCATTGTCTCCAGGCAGATCGTGGTGGTGGAGGTGATGTCCCTGTCTACCAGTCTCTTACATTTATTACCCAATAGAATGGCGCATGTCTCAAACAGCTCAGAAATCTCACCTACCTACATGTCTCCAGAACCAATGATTGTAAATAACTTTGGGTCATATCTTCTATTGATTATCATTTACGCCCTCCATTTCTTGACAACAATCGCCACCTTCATAACTGCAGCCTTCCTGAGGTGCCACGTGAACAAGATGAAGGACACCAACACGACTGGAGAAGTCCACCG TTTTGGGTACTGGATCAACATCATATTGGTCTTCTCATTTATCTCAACAATAAATGTTTTACAAATTCTTGAGACTCCTCATCTGAGGACAACCTGGAAGGAGATGATAAGTTATTTCATCCTCTGTAGAAAACCTGATACCCA GTTCTCCAGGATCTGTAAACCTTCTCACACTCTTCCCCTGAGCACTGGGCAGTTTTGTCCAATGTTCTATCCAAGATTCCAAGATGTTGTTCTCATTAGA TTCTTGGCCCAATGCCGGGCTCTCTTCTCACTACTGCTCCTTCATCACCAACTTCACACACCAAGTATTCCTTTGGTTCAGGAAGATGATCTCCATGAACTTGTGGCCCCTTCTCTCTCTGTTCGCTGTTGTGTCATTTATCATCGCTGTCTCATCCATCAGGGCCATAAATGTGCAGATTGA